The following are encoded together in the Populus trichocarpa isolate Nisqually-1 chromosome 5, P.trichocarpa_v4.1, whole genome shotgun sequence genome:
- the LOC127905396 gene encoding uncharacterized protein LOC127905396 → MEIPLFQWSQVSKHPEWKPNIDAWFKRFQNKFEWDRADNNVVRRVWENHAATRLRDFWYDTQKKSKKHARDNGLEGWNEVAVWQEFKPPFISGEIWTTYIEHVTSERFSRRSQSGADNRNRQIYGSVTTHTGGSVPFSAHAKRMVRLILLKYIDN, encoded by the exons atggagattccattgtttcaatggagccaggtttccaaacatcctgagtggaaacctaatatcgatgcatggtttaagcgatttcag aacaaatttgagtgggatagggcggacaacaatgttgtgaggagggtatgggagaatcacgcggcaactag gttgcgtgatttttggtatgacacccaaaaaaaatcaaaaaaacatgcgagggataacggtcttgaaggatggaatgaggtggcggtttggcaggaattcaaaccgccattcatctcgggggaaatatggacgacatatattgagcacgtgacctcagagcggttctcacggcgctcacagtctggcgccgacaaccggaaccggcaaatttatggttcggtgaccacgcacactggcggatccgtcccattcagcgcacatgcaaagcggatggtaagattaattttattgaaatatatcgataattaa
- the LOC18098837 gene encoding transcription factor bHLH94 translates to MALEAAVFQQDWFGHSSKELYNLLGGNWSYDFGLDQNEEDQDNSCSSYFLENQTETFLHEDWNSFQPPNSMVPHLNDLHLTCSNNIPSSSDASIDAANGLLSTAPPTGDHHHHLGDSSTMPATRVKRRRSRSKKNKEEIENQRMTHIAVERNRRKQMNEYLSVLRALMPESYVQRGDQASIIGGAINFVKELEQKMQVLGACKKMKENSDGDNQQHVSSLPFSEFFTFPQYSTSSIHFENSVGKNEKLHKTQSTIADIEVTMVESHANLKIRSKRRPKQLLKVVSGLHSMRLTVLHLNVTTVDQIVLYSLSVKVEDDCKLTSVDEIATAVYQMLGRIQEECVLNC, encoded by the exons atggcACTGGAGGCTGCAGTCTTTCAACAAGACTGGTTTGGCCACAGCAGCAAAGAGCTCTACAACTTGCTTGGTGGGAATTGGAGCTATGACTTTGGCCTAGACCAAAATGAAGAAGATCAAGACAACAGCTGCTCTTCTTATTTTCTCGAGAACCAAACAGAAACATTTCTTCATGAGGATTGGAACTCTTTCCAACCACCTAATTCCATGGTGCCTCACTTGAATGATTTGCACCTAACATGTAGCAACAATATTCCATCCTCATCAGATGCAAGCATTGATGCAGCAAATGGACTATTGAGTACTGCTCCTCCAACTGGTGATCATCATCACCACTTGGGTGATTCATCAACAATGCCTGCTACTCGTGTTAAGAGAAGGAGATCGAGGAGTAAGAAGAACAAAGAAGAGATTGAGAATCAAAGAATGACTCACATTGCTGTAGAGAGAAACAGAAGAAAGCAAATGAACGAGTATCTTTCAGTTCTGAGAGCTTTAATGCCTGAGTCTTACGTTCAAAGG ggtGATCAAGCATCAATTATCGGAGGTGCTATTAATTTTGTCAAGGAGCTTGAACAAAAGATGCAAGTACTTGGTGCCtgcaaaaaaatgaaggaaaattcTGATGGTGATAATCAGCAACATGTTTCTTCACTGCCTTTCTCCGAGTTCTTTACATTTCCACAGTACTCAACAAGCTCAATTCATTTCGAAAACTCTGTTGGCAAGAATGAAAAGTTGCATAAGACTCAATCTACTATAGCTGACATAGAAGTGACCATGGTAGAGAGTCATGCCAACCTCAAAATAAGATCGAAAAGGCGGCCGAAACAGCTCTTGAAGGTTGTTTCTGGGCTGCATAGCATGCGCCTCACTGTTCTTCACCTAAACGTCACAACGGTTGATCAAATTGTGCTTTATTCTCTAAGTGTCAAG GTAGAAGATGATTGTAAGCTGACTTCAGTGGATGAGATTGCTACAGCAGTGTATCAGATGCTAGGTAGGATTCAAGAAGAGTGTGTGCTGAATTGTTAG